The DNA segment AAATCTAAGAACAGGTGAGGTTCATGCAAGAATATATAGTCGAAATGGAGCATATTTACAAAACTTTTCCGGGAGTAAATGCCTTAGATGATGTATCACTTAATTTAAAGGCTGGGGAAGTTCTTGCTTTACTTGGGGAAAATGGCGCAGGTAAATCAACTTTGGTAAAAATCCTAAGTGGTGTCTACACACCTGATAGCGGCGATGTCAGGATTTTAGGCCAAAAAGTAGATAATTTAACTCCTAAAAAGGCGCAAGAGCTAGGTGTAGCGATTATACATCAAGAATTGAACATGTGTCCACATCTCACAGTAGCAGAAAATATCTTTTTAGGCCGTGAGATGAGTCAGAAAGGCATTTTGTCAAGTCGTGAAATGAATAGACGGGCAAAAGCTATTCTTGAAAAGCTTAACATTGATATTTCTCCAGACACAATTGTCGGCGATTTAGCAGTTTCTAAACAGCAGATGGTGGAGATTGCAAAAGCTCTTTCAATAAATTCTAAAATACTGATAATGGATGAACCTACATCCGCCTTAACCTCTAAAGAAATTGATGACTTGTTTAAAATAATACGAAAGCTAAAAAGCGAAGGCTGTGGTATCATATATATTTCCCATCGCTTAGAGGAATTACAGCACATTGCCGATCGGGTCATGATTATGCGAGATGGAAAGCACATTATAACTAAAAACTTCTCTGATATTACAATGCCGGAAATTATAACTTATATGGTAGGCCGAGAAATTAAGCAGAAATTCCCAAGGGTGGTTACAGATCGAGGAGAAAAAATATTTGAGGTAAAGAACTTAAATGCAGGCAGAATGGTACGAAATGTCAGCTTTGAACTGTATGAAGGCGAAATTCTGGGAATTGCAGGCTTGATGGGTGCAGGGCGCACGGAAACCACTCGTGCTATTTTTGGAGCTGAGCCCAAAGAATCAGGTGAAATCATCTTACATGGCAAGACCATAACGATTGATAGGCCGATGGATGCAATTAAAGCAGGGATAGTGCTAGTCCCGGAGGATAGAAAAAAAGACGGTTTATGCACTGAGTTAAGTGTTCGCGAAAATATTGCATTACCTAATTTAGATATACTTTGTAATAAGCAGGGTGTGGTGGACTTTCAAAAAGAAAAATCAATAGTAGACAAAGCTATAAATGATTTAAGCATTAAACTGCCAAGTCCCGAAGTAAATGCAGGCAGCCTTTCGGGAGGAAATCAACAGAAGGTTGTTGTAAGCAAATGGCTTGCCAGAAACTCTCATGTAGTGATATTTGATGAACCTACAAGAGGAATTGACGTAGCAGCAAAGGTAGAAATTTATAATATTATGAATGACTTAAAGCAGCAGGGAATAGGTGTTATATTTGTTTCTTCGGAAATGCCGGAGATAATGGGTATTAGTGATAGAATACTTGTTATGTGTGATGGGAGAATCACCGGCGAGCTTAACATTGAAGATGCCACACAAAATCTTATCCTTGAATATGCAACAAAATTCGAGACTAAAATAAACAATGCTGCTACTGCCTAAAAACAACATAAATAGATCTATAGGAGAGATATAAATGAAAAAAAGAAAAGATCAGAGTATATTTAAAAAAATAATGGCAACTAGGGGCATGGGTCAGGTCGTATCGGTAACATTCGGTCTTATTATAATTTGCATTGTATTTGGCATATTAAATCCAATATTTTTTTCAAGCAGGAATATTAGTAATCTGCTTCGTCAAATTGCTCCTATTCTGATAATCGGCATAGGTCAATCATTTGTCTTAATTACAGGCAATATCGACCTTTCTATAGGTTCTGTTATCGGTATGAGTTGTATGATTTCAGCAACAATGATGACAAAAGGAGTTAATCCATGGGTTGCTGTTGTGATTACATTTTTTTGCTGCCTAGTGGTTGGCGTAACAAACGGACAGTTGGTTGCAAGCTGCAAACTGCCGCCATTTATTGCAACACTTGGCACTATGACTATTGCAAGGGGCATAGCTCAAATTGTAAATAATAACTACAATACTGATTCGATTGGGGCTGCAGCAAATGGTTTCAGGAACTTTTTTTACTATGGTAAAATCTTAGGAATATATAATACCATATGGATTGCAGTTGTCTTGTGGCTAGTGTTTAACTTT comes from the Tepidanaerobacter acetatoxydans Re1 genome and includes:
- a CDS encoding sugar ABC transporter ATP-binding protein, giving the protein MQEYIVEMEHIYKTFPGVNALDDVSLNLKAGEVLALLGENGAGKSTLVKILSGVYTPDSGDVRILGQKVDNLTPKKAQELGVAIIHQELNMCPHLTVAENIFLGREMSQKGILSSREMNRRAKAILEKLNIDISPDTIVGDLAVSKQQMVEIAKALSINSKILIMDEPTSALTSKEIDDLFKIIRKLKSEGCGIIYISHRLEELQHIADRVMIMRDGKHIITKNFSDITMPEIITYMVGREIKQKFPRVVTDRGEKIFEVKNLNAGRMVRNVSFELYEGEILGIAGLMGAGRTETTRAIFGAEPKESGEIILHGKTITIDRPMDAIKAGIVLVPEDRKKDGLCTELSVRENIALPNLDILCNKQGVVDFQKEKSIVDKAINDLSIKLPSPEVNAGSLSGGNQQKVVVSKWLARNSHVVIFDEPTRGIDVAAKVEIYNIMNDLKQQGIGVIFVSSEMPEIMGISDRILVMCDGRITGELNIEDATQNLILEYATKFETKINNAATA
- a CDS encoding ABC transporter permease; translated protein: MKKRKDQSIFKKIMATRGMGQVVSVTFGLIIICIVFGILNPIFFSSRNISNLLRQIAPILIIGIGQSFVLITGNIDLSIGSVIGMSCMISATMMTKGVNPWVAVVITFFCCLVVGVTNGQLVASCKLPPFIATLGTMTIARGIAQIVNNNYNTDSIGAAANGFRNFFYYGKILGIYNTIWIAVVLWLVFNFILSKTRTGRYIYAIGSNIEASRLSGVNIIATTTTAYVVSSICACTVGLITCAISGMGTMDAGTGYEMFAVAASVIGGVSTLGGQGILLGTVVGASIWGVLQNGLQFAGAPVAIRNIVIGIIVVVSVLLDVIVRGGSIRKKREKVISDSGEIKA